GCCGCACCTGTAGCAGTACCGGACAAGAGAACAGAGCAGAAGGCACGGGGGAGGGGCTGCACGATGACGGCCGAACTGGTCCGGGGGCAGAACCACCCCGTGCCCCACAGCCGGGTGGAGGTCAGGGTCTCGGCGGGCACACCGGTGCTCGCCCTGGCATCGCTGGCGGACGAGCAGGGCCGGCTCTCCGGCCCCGGGGCCCTGGCCCATCCGGGCGCCCCGGCCTCCCCCGGGCTTCAGGTGCCCGGGGAGTTCGCCGACCGGCACACCCTGGCCCTCGACCTCGACGCCGTCGCGGCGGAGGTCCACCGGATCGGCGTCCTGCTCGTCCTGCCGCCCGGCGGGCAGCTGCGCTTCGGCGCCGTCCAGGCCCCGCACGCCGCGGTGGCCGCGCCGGGCGGGGCGGAGTTCGCGGGCTTCACCCTCACCGGGCTGGACGCCGAGACCGCGGTGGTGGCCCTGGAGCTCTACCGGCGGCAGGGCGCCTGGAAGGTCCGGGCCGTCGGCCAGGGGTACGCCGACGGGCTCGGCGCCCTGCTCGCCGACGGCGGCCTGGCCGCACCGGAGGCCGCCGAGCTGGCCGGCGCCGCCCTGGGCGGGGCCGCGCGTACCGCCGGCGGCGGGGCCACACGCACCGCCGGCGGCGAGACCGCGCGCACCGCCGGGGGCGACCGCGCGCCCGCCCCGCAGACCCGGGACCTGCGCGCCGACCGGCACCCCGGCCCGCAGGCGCCCGAGCCGTCCCCCGAGCCGTCCGGCCCGGTCCCGGTCTCCGGGGCCCCCTACGCCGGCACCCCCGGCCCCGCGCCCGCCGCCCCGGGGGAGACCGCGCCCGCCGCGGGCCCGCCCACCATCGACTACGCGCACCCGCGCCGTCGCCGCACCAGCACCGAGGCGCCCGAGCCGGCGCCCCGCCCCGCGCCCGCCGCCGAGCCCGGCCGGCCGCCGGTCCCGGTCGCCGGGGACGCCAGCGGCTGGTCCATGGACGAGCGGCTCTACAACCAGGTCTGGGGCATGTTCGAGGACCTGGCCCGGGCCGTGGCCGCCTACCGCAGCGCCGTCGACTTCGCCGACTCCCGGCTCGACCGCGAGCTGGACGAGGCCCTGTCCGACCCGCGCCACCGCATCGGCGGCGCCGGTGACACCGCCCGCGACACCGCCCGGGCCCGCCGTGACGACCTGGTCGCGCAGGCCCGGGCCGTCCTCGACCGGGACCTGGCCCAGCTGGTCGCCGAGTCCGAGGTGGTCGAGCCCGCGCTGCCGGCCGCGTACGCCCGCTGGGACAACCCCGTCTGGCACGGCCAGGGCGTACCCGAGGAGGGCCCGCTGGCGCTGCGCCTGGGCAACCTGAGCCTGCCCGAGCAGCCCGGCCTGCGGATCCCGATGCTGATGCGGGTCCCGCTGGAGCGCGGCCTGTGGATCGACAACGGCCGCACCGGCTCCGAGGCCGCCATGGCCATGGACACCGACCGGCTGCGCCGGGCCGCCATGGACATGGCCGTCGCGCACGCCGTGCGGCTCCTCGCGGTCCACCCCGCGGACCGGTTCTCCGTCCACGTCATCGACGCCGCCGGGGCGGGCGCCGCCTCCCTGGCCCCGCTGGTCCGCGCCGGGGTCCTCGCGGCGCCACCCGCCGCCGGCGCCGAGGGGGTCACCCGGACCCTCGCGCAGCTGACCCGGCGCGTGGACCTCGTACAGATGGCGGTGCGCGCCGGAGCCCCCGAGGAGCTGCCGCCGGATGTGGACCGGGCCGAGCAGCTGCTGGTGGTGCACGACTTCCCGCACGGCTTCGACGACCGGGCCGTCACCCAGCTGCGCTATCTGGCCGACGAGGGCCCGGCGGTCGGGGTGCACCTGCTGATGGTGGCGGACCGTGACGAGGCCTCCGCGTACGGGCCGCTGCTGGACCCGCTGTGGCGTTCGCTGATGCGGCTGTCGCCGGTGCCGGACAACCACCTCGCCGACCCCTGGGTCCAGCACGCCTGGACCTTCGAGCCGGACCTGCCCCCGGCGGGCAGCAGGGTCATCGACCAGGCACTGGACCGGGTGAGGGAGGCCCGGCGCGCCGCCGGGCAGTGAGCGGTCCATGACCGACAGGTGACCACTCCTTGGGAAGCCCTTTACCTTTGACCCCCTCCGCGGGTAAGCTGGCGACCGCGGAGGGGAGTATTCCTGCTGTTTCCTGCGCGGCGTACCCGTCAATACGGACCACTTTTTTGTTCAAGTCGGTCCCGGGGCGTCGGCCCACGGCCTGCAAGCCGTCGGGTGGAAGAGACCTCCGGCAGCGATGACGCTGACCATGTGCTGAGCCATCCGCCGGAGGCGTGAATTCTGTGGACGTTTCGTTGACCCTCTGGGTGCTGACCATTGCCGGTCTGGGCATCCTCATCGGCGCCGATTTCCTCATCGGCCGCAAACCGCACGACGTTTCGATCAAGGAAGCGGGCATCTGGACCGTCGTCTGGATCGTGCTCGCCGCCCTCTTCGGCCTCGGCCTGCTGTTCTTCGGCAACGGCCAGGCCTCCCAGGAGTTCTTCGCCGGTTTCATCACCGAGAAGTCCCTGAGCGTGGACAACCTCTTCGTCTTCGTCCTGATCATGGCGAAGTTCTCCGTACCGTCCCACCTCCAGCAGCGCGTCCTGCTGGTGGGCGTACTGATCGCCCTGGTGCTGCGCGCGATCTTCATCGCCGCCGGCGCCGCGATCATCACCACCTTCTCGTGGGTCTTCTACATCTTCGGCGCCTTCCTGATCTACACCGCCTGGAAGCTGATCCAGGAGGCCCGCAAGGACGAGGACGAAGAGGAGTTCGAGGAGAACCGCCTCCTCAAGT
The Streptomyces sp. NBC_00091 genome window above contains:
- a CDS encoding TerC/Alx family metal homeostasis membrane protein, with the protein product MDVSLTLWVLTIAGLGILIGADFLIGRKPHDVSIKEAGIWTVVWIVLAALFGLGLLFFGNGQASQEFFAGFITEKSLSVDNLFVFVLIMAKFSVPSHLQQRVLLVGVLIALVLRAIFIAAGAAIITTFSWVFYIFGAFLIYTAWKLIQEARKDEDEEEFEENRLLKSIEKKFGVADRYHGTKLFIQNNGKRVLTPLMVVMLAIGTTDVLFALDSIPAIFGLTQDPYIVFTANAFALMGLRQLYFLIGGLLKKLVHLSYGLSVILGFIGIKLVLHALHESGVHVPQISIPLSLGVICGVLVITTITSLMASKKQAAAETAAAETKSVDA
- a CDS encoding TerD family protein — translated: MTAELVRGQNHPVPHSRVEVRVSAGTPVLALASLADEQGRLSGPGALAHPGAPASPGLQVPGEFADRHTLALDLDAVAAEVHRIGVLLVLPPGGQLRFGAVQAPHAAVAAPGGAEFAGFTLTGLDAETAVVALELYRRQGAWKVRAVGQGYADGLGALLADGGLAAPEAAELAGAALGGAARTAGGGATRTAGGETARTAGGDRAPAPQTRDLRADRHPGPQAPEPSPEPSGPVPVSGAPYAGTPGPAPAAPGETAPAAGPPTIDYAHPRRRRTSTEAPEPAPRPAPAAEPGRPPVPVAGDASGWSMDERLYNQVWGMFEDLARAVAAYRSAVDFADSRLDRELDEALSDPRHRIGGAGDTARDTARARRDDLVAQARAVLDRDLAQLVAESEVVEPALPAAYARWDNPVWHGQGVPEEGPLALRLGNLSLPEQPGLRIPMLMRVPLERGLWIDNGRTGSEAAMAMDTDRLRRAAMDMAVAHAVRLLAVHPADRFSVHVIDAAGAGAASLAPLVRAGVLAAPPAAGAEGVTRTLAQLTRRVDLVQMAVRAGAPEELPPDVDRAEQLLVVHDFPHGFDDRAVTQLRYLADEGPAVGVHLLMVADRDEASAYGPLLDPLWRSLMRLSPVPDNHLADPWVQHAWTFEPDLPPAGSRVIDQALDRVREARRAAGQ